In Kangiella koreensis DSM 16069, a single window of DNA contains:
- the hscA gene encoding Fe-S protein assembly chaperone HscA, translating into MALLQISEPGKSTDPHQHKLAAGIDLGTTNSLIATVRSGKAKTLPDLEGDHIMPSIVHYAKDGTVSVGKSAKLFVCSDALNTISSVKRLMGRGLKDVQKIKEFSANRLTASGTGMPAVETDCGIKNPVEVSSEILKTLVKRAEDSLEGELGGVVITVPAYFDEAQRQATKDAAQIAGVKVLRLISEPTAAALAYGLDTGSEGIHAIYDLGGGTFDISILRLEKGVFEVMSTGGDSALGGDDFDRAIAGYLVEQADIDKGDRGAYQMAMIKARDVKEALTDHDSVEINFKHWKGSMDRKLMESLIAPIVDKTLAACRRTLKDAGLKASEVQDIVMVGGSTRVPLVRQKVEDYFGKKPLTDIDPDKVVAIGAAIQADVLIGNKSDEDMLLLDVIPLSLGVETMGGLAEKIIPRNTPIPIARAQEFTTYKDGQTAMAIHVVQGERELVEDCRSLARFELRGIPPMVAGAARIKVAYQVDADGLLKVTAEETITGVKSDITVKPSYGLNDEQITTMLQSSVSHAEDDMKARMLREQQVEAKRVIEAVQAALAESGDKLLSKDERHAIEQALKQLAYISDNGDIEAIEEAIKVVDKSTEEFASRRMDASIAKALVGHEIDEI; encoded by the coding sequence ATGGCGTTATTACAAATTTCAGAACCTGGCAAAAGCACTGACCCGCACCAACACAAATTGGCGGCAGGTATTGACCTTGGAACGACCAACTCTCTGATTGCGACTGTACGTAGCGGTAAGGCTAAAACGTTGCCTGACCTGGAAGGCGATCACATAATGCCTTCCATTGTTCACTACGCAAAAGATGGAACGGTCTCAGTTGGAAAGTCGGCAAAACTATTTGTCTGTTCTGATGCTCTCAATACCATCAGTTCGGTTAAGCGATTAATGGGCCGTGGACTTAAAGATGTTCAGAAGATTAAAGAGTTTAGCGCCAACCGATTAACAGCATCTGGTACCGGAATGCCTGCGGTTGAAACGGACTGCGGTATTAAAAATCCGGTTGAAGTGTCTAGCGAGATTTTAAAAACCTTAGTTAAACGTGCTGAGGATTCATTGGAAGGTGAATTAGGCGGTGTCGTAATAACGGTGCCAGCATACTTCGATGAAGCTCAACGTCAGGCGACTAAGGATGCTGCACAAATTGCTGGGGTTAAAGTCTTGCGCTTGATCAGTGAGCCAACCGCTGCGGCTCTGGCTTACGGTTTAGACACTGGTAGTGAAGGTATCCATGCCATTTATGATTTGGGTGGCGGCACTTTTGATATTTCCATTTTACGTCTTGAAAAAGGCGTGTTCGAAGTGATGTCAACTGGCGGCGATAGTGCCCTGGGTGGCGATGACTTTGATCGAGCTATAGCGGGTTACTTGGTAGAGCAAGCCGATATCGATAAAGGTGATCGGGGTGCTTATCAGATGGCCATGATTAAAGCGCGCGACGTTAAGGAAGCTTTGACTGATCATGATAGTGTTGAGATTAATTTTAAACACTGGAAAGGCTCAATGGATCGAAAGCTCATGGAATCATTGATCGCGCCCATTGTTGATAAAACCTTGGCCGCTTGTCGCCGCACCTTAAAAGATGCAGGACTCAAAGCGTCAGAGGTGCAGGATATTGTGATGGTCGGTGGTTCAACCCGCGTTCCGCTTGTCCGCCAAAAAGTTGAAGATTATTTTGGCAAGAAGCCTTTGACCGATATTGACCCTGATAAAGTAGTTGCCATTGGCGCTGCGATTCAAGCAGACGTTTTAATTGGTAATAAAAGTGATGAGGATATGTTGTTGTTAGACGTTATTCCTTTATCGCTCGGGGTTGAAACTATGGGTGGCCTTGCAGAAAAGATCATCCCTAGAAATACGCCAATCCCAATTGCTAGAGCTCAGGAGTTTACCACCTATAAAGATGGTCAAACGGCTATGGCGATTCATGTAGTGCAGGGTGAGCGTGAATTGGTTGAAGACTGTCGCTCGTTGGCACGTTTTGAGTTGCGTGGTATTCCGCCAATGGTTGCGGGTGCAGCACGCATTAAAGTGGCTTATCAGGTGGATGCCGATGGCTTGCTTAAAGTAACCGCTGAAGAAACCATAACTGGTGTCAAGTCTGATATTACGGTTAAGCCTTCTTATGGCCTGAATGATGAACAAATTACGACGATGCTACAGTCTTCCGTGAGTCATGCTGAAGACGATATGAAGGCGCGCATGTTGCGTGAGCAACAGGTCGAAGCCAAACGCGTGATTGAAGCTGTGCAGGCTGCTTTAGCTGAAAGTGGTGACAAGTTACTGTCCAAAGATGAGCGTCACGCCATTGAGCAAGCATTGAAACAACTTGCCTACATCAGTGACAATGGTGACATTGAAGCTATTGAAGAAGCTATTAAAGTAGTCGATAAGAGTACAGAAGAATTTGCCAGCCGCCGGATGGATGCGAGTATCGCAAAAGCCTTGGTCGGCCATGAAATTGATGAAATATAA
- the hscB gene encoding Fe-S protein assembly co-chaperone HscB, producing the protein MANSQQNYFEMFGLEPNFSIDIPKVSAKLRTLLNSVHPDRFASSGAQQQMLSMQKTTQLNDAFAVLKNPVKRAQYLLRLKTGIDTAKDHTVNDPEFLMQQLELREELEDIVASGDISRLNQFADKISELEEKQEEQMSELFAHQPLNTEELEKAIYKLQFLHKTLSDIEQAEDKLIS; encoded by the coding sequence ATGGCTAATTCACAGCAAAACTATTTTGAAATGTTCGGCCTTGAGCCGAACTTTTCTATCGATATTCCAAAAGTTTCAGCTAAGCTAAGAACACTCCTCAATAGTGTGCACCCCGATCGATTTGCCAGCTCTGGCGCTCAGCAACAAATGCTTTCCATGCAGAAGACGACGCAACTGAACGATGCATTTGCTGTGTTAAAAAATCCTGTCAAACGTGCTCAGTATTTGTTGCGCCTGAAAACAGGTATTGATACCGCAAAAGATCATACGGTCAATGACCCTGAATTTTTGATGCAACAGTTAGAATTACGGGAAGAGCTGGAAGATATTGTTGCCAGTGGTGACATTTCCCGATTAAATCAATTTGCTGATAAAATCAGTGAGTTAGAAGAAAAGCAGGAAGAGCAGATGTCAGAATTATTTGCTCATCAGCCCCTGAATACTGAAGAACTTGAAAAAGCGATTTATAAGCTCCAATTCTTGCATAAAACCTTGTCTGATATTGAGCAAGCAGAAGACAAGCTTATAAGCTAA
- the iscA gene encoding iron-sulfur cluster assembly protein IscA, giving the protein MAITLSDAAAERVKSFLANRGKGLGVRLGVKTTGCSGLAYVLEFVDELNEDDVVFEDKGVKVIVDPKSSLYLDGTRLEFIKEGLNEGFEFVNPNVKGECGCGESFTV; this is encoded by the coding sequence ATGGCAATCACCTTATCCGATGCAGCAGCAGAGCGTGTTAAAAGTTTCTTAGCCAATCGTGGCAAAGGACTTGGCGTTCGTCTGGGCGTTAAAACCACAGGTTGCTCTGGCTTAGCTTATGTCTTGGAGTTCGTTGATGAACTGAATGAAGATGATGTTGTTTTCGAAGATAAAGGCGTTAAGGTGATTGTTGATCCCAAGAGTAGCCTTTATCTCGACGGCACTCGTCTGGAGTTTATAAAGGAAGGTCTGAATGAGGGCTTTGAGTTTGTGAACCCGAACGTTAAGGGCGAGTGTGGTTGTGGTGAGTCTTTCACAGTTTGA
- the iscU gene encoding Fe-S cluster assembly scaffold IscU, which translates to MAYSEKVIDHYENPRNVGSFEKTDISIGTGMVGAPACGDVMKLQIKVNEQGIIEDAKFKTYGCGSAIASSSLITEWVKGKTVDEAQTIKNTQIAEELALPPVKIHCSVLAEDAIKAAVKDYKEKHGQ; encoded by the coding sequence ATGGCTTATAGCGAAAAAGTAATTGATCATTATGAAAACCCACGCAACGTTGGTTCTTTCGAAAAGACTGACATTAGCATTGGTACAGGTATGGTCGGTGCGCCTGCGTGTGGCGATGTCATGAAACTGCAAATTAAAGTCAATGAGCAGGGCATTATCGAAGACGCGAAATTTAAAACTTACGGTTGTGGTTCTGCGATTGCTTCGAGTTCTTTAATCACTGAGTGGGTTAAGGGCAAGACAGTCGATGAAGCACAGACCATTAAGAATACCCAGATTGCTGAAGAGTTAGCTTTGCCTCCAGTAAAAATTCACTGTTCAGTGTTAGCTGAAGATGCAATTAAAGCTGCAGTGAAAGATTACAAAGAAAAGCACGGTCAGTAA
- a CDS encoding IscS subfamily cysteine desulfurase produces MKLPIYLDYAATTPVDPRVAEKMVQYMGVDGIFGNPASRSHKFGWEAEEAVDIARQQVAELINADPREIVWTSGATESDNLAIKGAAHFYGKKGKHIITVKTEHKAVLDTTRQLEREGYEVTYMDVQEDGLLDLKALENAMRDDTILVSVMHVNNETGVVQDIDAIGEMCRERKIIFHVDAAQSAGKLPIDVEKTKVDLLSISGHKMYGPKGIGVLYVRRKPRVRLEAQMHGGGHERGMRSGTLPTHQIVGMGEAARIAKEDMASDNERIISLRERLWNGVQDMEEVYLNGHSEKRVAGIINISFNFVEGESLIMALKDLAVSSGSACTSASLEPSYVLRALGRDDELAHSSIRFTIGRFTTQEEVDHAIEKVQNSIGRLRELSPLWEMYKEGVDLSKVEWQAH; encoded by the coding sequence ATGAAATTACCCATCTATCTTGATTACGCAGCAACAACGCCGGTTGATCCGCGTGTTGCCGAGAAGATGGTTCAATACATGGGTGTTGACGGTATCTTTGGTAACCCGGCTTCTCGTTCTCACAAATTTGGGTGGGAAGCGGAAGAGGCGGTAGACATTGCTCGCCAACAAGTAGCTGAATTAATCAACGCAGACCCGCGTGAGATTGTCTGGACCTCAGGTGCAACTGAGTCTGACAACTTGGCGATTAAGGGTGCTGCACATTTTTATGGTAAGAAAGGCAAACACATCATTACCGTAAAAACAGAACATAAGGCGGTTTTGGACACAACTCGCCAACTTGAACGTGAAGGTTATGAAGTCACTTATATGGATGTACAGGAAGACGGCTTGCTTGACCTTAAAGCGCTCGAAAATGCTATGCGTGATGACACTATTCTAGTGAGCGTGATGCATGTTAATAACGAAACGGGTGTGGTTCAGGATATCGACGCCATTGGTGAAATGTGCCGTGAACGAAAAATTATTTTCCACGTCGATGCAGCGCAAAGTGCTGGCAAGTTGCCGATTGATGTTGAGAAAACTAAAGTCGATTTATTGTCGATTTCAGGTCATAAAATGTATGGCCCAAAAGGTATCGGTGTTTTATATGTACGTCGTAAACCGCGTGTTCGCTTAGAAGCGCAAATGCACGGTGGTGGCCATGAGCGCGGTATGCGTTCTGGTACTTTACCTACTCATCAGATTGTCGGTATGGGCGAAGCGGCTCGTATAGCAAAAGAAGATATGGCGAGCGATAACGAACGCATTATTAGTTTGCGTGAGCGTTTATGGAATGGTGTTCAAGATATGGAAGAAGTGTATCTGAACGGTCATTCGGAAAAACGTGTCGCCGGTATTATCAATATCAGCTTTAACTTTGTTGAAGGTGAGTCATTGATTATGGCGCTTAAAGATTTAGCAGTTTCTTCAGGTTCGGCTTGTACATCAGCCAGTTTGGAGCCTTCATATGTATTGCGAGCGCTAGGTCGTGATGATGAATTGGCGCACAGCTCAATTCGTTTCACTATCGGTCGCTTTACGACGCAAGAAGAAGTTGATCATGCCATTGAGAAAGTTCAAAACTCAATTGGCCGTTTACGTGAATTATCACCTCTTTGGGAAATGTACAAAGAGGGTGTGGACTTGTCTAAAGTTGAGTGGCAGGCCCACTAA
- a CDS encoding Rrf2 family transcriptional regulator: protein MKLSTKGRYAVTAMLDLALHSGNGPITLAEVSSRQDISLSYLEQLFSKLRKASLVDSVRGPGGGYELKRPSSQISIAEVVLAVNEPISATKCNGKGGCQDGDLCLSHQLWTELSDQIYQFLSGITLEQVIQRQFVQKVAERQNHRFREEDVILFS from the coding sequence ATGAAACTAAGTACTAAAGGCCGATATGCTGTGACCGCCATGCTGGACTTGGCGCTACATAGCGGAAATGGCCCGATCACATTAGCAGAAGTCTCGAGTAGACAGGATATTTCTTTGTCTTATCTTGAGCAGTTATTTTCCAAGTTGAGAAAAGCCAGCTTGGTCGATAGTGTGCGTGGTCCCGGTGGTGGATATGAGCTCAAACGTCCATCGAGCCAGATTTCTATTGCAGAGGTGGTGCTTGCGGTCAATGAACCGATTAGCGCGACTAAGTGTAACGGAAAAGGTGGCTGCCAAGATGGCGACCTGTGTTTATCACATCAGCTATGGACTGAGCTAAGTGACCAGATCTATCAGTTCTTAAGTGGCATCACTTTAGAACAAGTGATTCAAAGACAGTTCGTGCAAAAGGTTGCAGAACGTCAAAATCATCGTTTTCGCGAAGAAGACGTTATTTTATTTAGTTAA
- the cysE gene encoding serine O-acetyltransferase: MFKRMKEDIKSVYHRDPAARNNFEILTNYPGLHAVWFHRLAHKLWKANWKWLARTLSTLARWLTGIEIHPGAKIGRRFFIDHGMGVVIGETAEIGDDCTLYHGVTLGGTSWKAGKRHPTLEDGVVIGAGAKVLGPITLHKNARVGSNAVVIRDVPEDTTVIGIPARESSRAKHDGDEIFEAYGISADQQDPITQAIRTMYSHANAMEAQLHAICCAMKSKGFDLTELDLPDMDCSKILDGNGKPQTNQQDASQVTGSKDDCNEQSNKPREAQNSASDEKSDKSE, translated from the coding sequence ATGTTTAAGCGCATGAAAGAAGACATTAAAAGTGTGTACCACCGCGATCCAGCGGCGCGGAACAACTTTGAAATCTTGACCAATTATCCTGGCCTGCATGCCGTTTGGTTTCATCGTTTGGCGCATAAACTATGGAAGGCTAACTGGAAATGGTTAGCTCGAACCTTATCTACTCTGGCTCGCTGGTTAACTGGCATAGAAATTCATCCCGGAGCTAAAATTGGACGTCGCTTTTTTATAGATCATGGCATGGGGGTGGTGATTGGCGAAACCGCCGAGATTGGCGATGACTGTACTTTGTACCATGGAGTGACATTGGGCGGCACTAGCTGGAAAGCGGGTAAGCGTCATCCAACCTTAGAAGATGGTGTCGTCATCGGCGCTGGTGCAAAAGTCCTGGGCCCGATTACCTTACATAAAAATGCGCGTGTCGGTTCAAACGCTGTGGTCATAAGAGATGTTCCTGAAGATACTACGGTAATCGGTATTCCTGCACGCGAAAGCTCCCGCGCTAAACATGATGGTGATGAAATTTTCGAAGCCTACGGTATCAGTGCCGATCAGCAAGATCCTATAACCCAGGCCATTCGTACCATGTATTCTCATGCTAATGCTATGGAAGCGCAGCTTCATGCTATTTGTTGTGCTATGAAATCGAAAGGTTTTGACCTGACTGAACTCGATCTGCCTGATATGGATTGCAGTAAGATCCTTGATGGAAATGGTAAGCCACAAACCAATCAGCAAGATGCTAGCCAAGTAACGGGTTCCAAGGATGATTGTAATGAGCAGTCCAATAAGCCCAGAGAGGCTCAAAATAGCGCTTCAGACGAAAAGTCCGATAAAAGCGAATAA
- a CDS encoding RNA methyltransferase: MSNSTPQEPQFDPQLLDSIKIVLCQTSHPGNIGAAARAMKTMGLKHLVLVKPKDYPSEEAMVRSSGALDVLENAQVVDTVEEALADCRLIIGTSSRNRALPWPLIEPREMGELIKEHVEARPVAIMFGRESTGLLNEELQLCHYHVNIPANPEYMSLNLASAVQLIAYEIRLASKMIAEIVRKDSQPVDAELGYDAQAESEHDKESEQLASFEEVDGLYNHLESTMNKTEFYNPEQPKLLPARIRRILAKARLNKGEVNILRGFLSSIDKYIKRHVK, translated from the coding sequence ATGAGTAATTCCACGCCTCAAGAGCCACAATTTGATCCGCAACTACTAGATAGCATTAAGATAGTACTTTGCCAGACTAGCCACCCGGGTAATATCGGCGCGGCAGCTCGCGCTATGAAAACTATGGGCTTGAAGCACCTGGTTCTGGTTAAACCTAAAGATTACCCATCTGAAGAAGCTATGGTTCGTTCATCCGGCGCTTTAGACGTTCTTGAGAATGCACAGGTTGTTGACACTGTTGAGGAGGCTTTGGCCGATTGCAGACTAATCATCGGTACTAGCTCTCGTAATCGCGCCTTGCCATGGCCACTGATTGAGCCGCGGGAAATGGGGGAGCTGATAAAAGAACACGTTGAAGCACGTCCTGTGGCCATTATGTTTGGTCGTGAAAGCACCGGTTTGCTTAATGAAGAGTTACAGCTGTGTCACTACCACGTCAATATTCCAGCCAATCCGGAGTACATGTCACTGAACCTTGCTTCGGCGGTTCAGCTTATTGCCTATGAAATAAGATTGGCCAGTAAAATGATAGCCGAAATAGTTAGGAAAGATTCACAGCCTGTTGATGCTGAGCTAGGTTATGATGCACAAGCTGAGTCAGAGCATGACAAAGAGAGTGAACAGTTGGCCAGTTTTGAAGAAGTTGATGGGCTTTATAACCATCTAGAATCCACTATGAACAAAACGGAATTCTACAACCCCGAGCAACCTAAATTATTACCTGCTAGAATACGCAGGATTTTAGCAAAGGCTCGCCTTAATAAAGGTGAGGTCAATATTTTACGAGGGTTTCTATCCTCTATCGATAAGTATATAAAGCGGCATGTAAAGTAA
- a CDS encoding inositol monophosphatase family protein: protein MNAYKTIAVRAANRAGDYIAKAFNDRDRIISQSKGLNDFVSNIDEQAEYLIIDTIKKSYPDHAIFAEESGHQGNSDTVWVIDPLDGTTNFLRGIPHFSISIAVRQKGKTVAAVVYDPMQDEMFSAANGSGAQLNNKRLRVSNAKKLENALLATGFPFREGQDLSKYLEYFQALYPHCIDMRRAGSAALDLAYVAAGRLDGFWEFGLSDWDTAAGALIVKEAGGMVSDIKGNQYTGDSASILAANPGLFKHFLQTVKNI, encoded by the coding sequence ATGAATGCGTACAAAACAATTGCCGTGCGTGCGGCTAATCGTGCGGGTGACTATATAGCGAAAGCGTTTAATGATCGTGATCGTATTATTTCGCAAAGCAAAGGTCTAAATGATTTTGTCAGCAACATCGACGAACAAGCAGAATATCTGATTATTGATACCATTAAAAAGAGTTATCCTGATCATGCCATCTTCGCTGAAGAAAGTGGGCACCAGGGTAACAGTGACACTGTTTGGGTTATCGACCCGCTCGATGGCACTACCAACTTCCTACGTGGCATTCCTCACTTCTCTATATCCATTGCTGTTCGCCAGAAAGGCAAAACGGTTGCTGCAGTGGTTTACGACCCAATGCAAGACGAAATGTTCAGCGCAGCTAATGGCTCGGGAGCCCAGTTAAATAACAAGCGCCTACGCGTTAGCAATGCCAAGAAACTGGAAAATGCCCTATTAGCCACTGGCTTTCCATTCCGCGAAGGTCAAGACTTGTCCAAATACCTTGAATACTTCCAAGCGCTCTACCCACATTGCATTGATATGCGTCGCGCAGGTTCAGCGGCCCTTGATTTGGCTTACGTAGCGGCTGGTCGTCTTGATGGCTTCTGGGAGTTTGGCTTGAGTGATTGGGACACCGCTGCAGGTGCTTTAATCGTTAAAGAAGCTGGCGGAATGGTCAGCGACATCAAAGGTAACCAATACACGGGCGATTCAGCGAGCATTCTGGCCGCGAACCCTGGCTTATTCAAGCATTTCCTACAAACAGTCAAAAACATCTAA
- a CDS encoding DUF1338 domain-containing protein yields MNTLFNALWEDYIQITPDALTIHNKFKALGEEVITNDHIALRTYNDGLISLKHIAEHLKQFGYQEAGEYHFEEKKLYAKHFAHESESDAPKIFVSELLLEEFSPELQMFCRGLIAEANWNINKNGLQLPSRPWGKISRTAYEKLLEESEYAAWLAAFGLRANHFTVSVNHLSKLGTLEDVNEYLKQNDFELNTSGGEIKGNEDVCLKQSSTMANMVEWKFEDGTYPIRSCFYEFAERFAMNNGELYQGFVAASADKIFESTNAAA; encoded by the coding sequence ATGAATACTCTTTTTAATGCACTTTGGGAAGATTACATCCAAATCACTCCAGACGCATTGACTATTCACAATAAATTCAAAGCGTTAGGTGAGGAAGTTATCACCAACGATCACATAGCATTAAGAACCTACAATGATGGTTTGATCAGCCTTAAGCACATAGCTGAACACTTGAAACAGTTTGGTTATCAGGAAGCAGGCGAATATCATTTTGAAGAAAAAAAGCTTTATGCGAAGCATTTTGCTCATGAAAGCGAATCCGACGCACCAAAAATCTTTGTCAGCGAACTATTGCTGGAAGAATTTTCTCCTGAACTGCAAATGTTCTGTCGCGGTCTAATCGCCGAAGCTAATTGGAATATCAACAAGAACGGCTTACAACTTCCAAGCCGACCTTGGGGTAAAATTTCTCGTACAGCTTACGAAAAGTTATTAGAAGAAAGTGAATACGCCGCATGGCTGGCAGCTTTTGGTCTGCGTGCAAACCACTTTACCGTTTCAGTAAATCATTTATCCAAACTGGGTACGCTTGAAGACGTCAATGAGTATCTTAAACAGAATGACTTTGAGCTCAACACTAGTGGCGGCGAGATCAAAGGCAATGAAGACGTCTGCTTAAAGCAAAGCTCAACTATGGCCAATATGGTTGAGTGGAAATTTGAAGACGGCACCTACCCTATCCGATCATGCTTCTATGAATTCGCAGAACGCTTTGCGATGAACAATGGCGAGCTATATCAGGGGTTTGTTGCTGCAAGTGCCGACAAAATTTTTGAGTCAACCAATGCAGCAGCTTAA
- a CDS encoding electron transfer flavoprotein subunit alpha/FixB family protein, producing the protein MATLIIAEHNNSELQPATFNTIAAAKQLAGETVVLVAGHDCKSVADEAAKAEGVDKVLLADAEHYAHLMAEDLDKLVVEQAESFSHILAPATTFGKNIAPRVAALLDVQQISDIISVESDDTFKRPVYAGNAIATVKSNDSKKVITVRATAFDALSHEGGSASVETVDATQHSALVDYVGEELTESERPELTSAKVIVSGGRGMGSGENFAMLEQLADKLGAAVGASRAAVDAGFVPNDYQVGQTGKIVAPELYIAIGISGAIQHLAGMKDSKVIVAINKDEEAPIFQVADYGLVADLFKVVPELIESL; encoded by the coding sequence ATGGCCACTTTAATCATTGCAGAACACAATAACAGCGAACTTCAGCCTGCAACTTTTAATACCATTGCAGCAGCAAAACAATTAGCTGGCGAAACCGTAGTTTTAGTTGCCGGTCATGATTGTAAATCAGTCGCCGATGAAGCCGCTAAAGCGGAAGGTGTTGATAAAGTTTTATTAGCAGATGCTGAGCATTACGCGCATTTGATGGCCGAAGATTTGGACAAGCTTGTGGTTGAGCAAGCAGAGAGTTTCAGTCATATTCTTGCGCCAGCAACCACGTTCGGTAAAAACATTGCTCCTCGAGTTGCAGCGCTGCTAGACGTTCAACAAATTTCTGACATCATTTCTGTTGAAAGTGATGATACTTTCAAACGCCCAGTCTACGCAGGTAATGCGATTGCTACGGTAAAAAGTAACGATAGCAAGAAAGTGATTACTGTACGTGCCACAGCATTTGATGCCTTGTCTCATGAAGGCGGTTCAGCTTCAGTAGAAACTGTAGACGCAACGCAGCATAGTGCTTTAGTAGACTACGTCGGCGAAGAGCTGACAGAATCTGAGCGTCCTGAACTGACTTCTGCCAAAGTGATTGTTTCAGGTGGTCGCGGTATGGGCAGTGGTGAAAACTTCGCCATGCTCGAGCAATTAGCAGACAAGCTAGGCGCAGCTGTTGGCGCTTCACGTGCAGCCGTTGATGCAGGATTTGTTCCAAACGATTACCAGGTTGGTCAAACCGGTAAAATCGTTGCCCCGGAATTGTATATCGCTATCGGTATTTCAGGAGCCATTCAACACCTGGCTGGCATGAAAGACTCCAAAGTGATTGTTGCCATCAATAAAGATGAAGAAGCTCCAATATTCCAGGTCGCAGATTATGGATTAGTAGCTGATTTGTTCAAAGTGGTTCCAGAGCTAATAGAATCGCTTTAG
- a CDS encoding electron transfer flavoprotein subunit beta/FixA family protein encodes MKILVAIKRVIDANVKVRVKADNTGVEMANVKMSMNPFCEIAVEEAVRLKEQGVASEVIVVSIGNQQCQESLRTALALGADRAILVKSEDDIEPLAVAKVLKTVVEKEQPEMVLLGKQSIDGDNNQTGQMLGALLGWGQGTFASKVEVADGKAQVTREIDGGLQTLSVKLPAIITTDLRLNEPRFASLPNIMKAKRKPLDELAIADLGVDVAPRTETLTVENPPARKEGIKVETVAELVDKLKNEAKVI; translated from the coding sequence ATGAAAATTCTCGTTGCAATAAAACGTGTTATTGATGCGAATGTTAAGGTTCGCGTTAAGGCGGACAATACTGGCGTGGAAATGGCCAATGTTAAAATGTCCATGAATCCATTCTGTGAGATTGCTGTTGAAGAAGCGGTGCGCCTGAAAGAGCAGGGCGTTGCCAGCGAAGTGATAGTAGTCTCGATTGGTAATCAACAGTGTCAGGAAAGCTTGCGTACAGCGTTGGCTCTGGGTGCTGATCGTGCCATTCTGGTTAAATCAGAAGATGACATAGAGCCTTTGGCTGTTGCTAAGGTTCTTAAAACCGTTGTCGAAAAAGAACAGCCAGAAATGGTGCTTCTTGGTAAGCAATCGATTGATGGAGATAACAACCAAACTGGTCAAATGCTTGGTGCTTTATTAGGTTGGGGGCAAGGTACCTTTGCCTCAAAAGTTGAAGTTGCTGATGGTAAAGCTCAGGTGACTCGTGAGATTGATGGTGGTCTACAAACTTTATCCGTTAAATTGCCAGCCATTATCACAACCGATTTGCGTTTGAACGAGCCTCGTTTCGCATCACTACCTAATATCATGAAAGCAAAGCGCAAGCCGCTTGATGAGCTGGCGATTGCTGATTTGGGTGTTGACGTTGCTCCTCGCACTGAAACATTAACTGTTGAAAACCCTCCGGCACGTAAAGAAGGCATCAAAGTCGAAACGGTTGCTGAGTTGGTGGACAAACTTAAGAATGAAGCGAAGGTGATCTAA